In Acaryochloris marina S15, a single genomic region encodes these proteins:
- the tpiA gene encoding triose-phosphate isomerase translates to MRKIAIAGNWKMHKTQAEALEFLQAFLPLLQDTPEDRDVILCAPFTTLTALSKNLHGSRVQVGAQNIHWEDTGAFTGEISGPMLLETGVRYVVVGHSERRQFFGETDATVNQRLKAAQGHRLTPILCVGESKAQRDANETEAVIFEQLEKGLVGVDQKNLIIAYEPIWAIGTGDTCESSEANRVIGLIRSRLTNPDVTIQYGGSVKPDNVDEIMAQPEIDGALVGGASLAGDGFARVVNYQS, encoded by the coding sequence GTGCGAAAAATTGCGATCGCAGGCAACTGGAAAATGCACAAAACCCAGGCAGAAGCCCTGGAGTTTTTGCAAGCCTTTCTTCCCCTGCTACAAGATACCCCTGAAGATCGAGATGTGATTCTCTGTGCACCTTTCACCACACTGACAGCCCTCTCCAAAAACTTACATGGCAGTCGGGTGCAAGTCGGGGCGCAAAATATCCACTGGGAAGACACAGGCGCTTTTACCGGCGAAATCTCCGGGCCAATGCTGCTAGAAACTGGGGTGCGATATGTCGTCGTTGGCCACAGTGAACGTCGCCAGTTCTTTGGTGAAACGGATGCCACCGTTAATCAGCGACTCAAGGCTGCTCAAGGTCATCGTCTCACTCCCATTCTATGTGTGGGTGAATCAAAGGCTCAGCGAGATGCCAATGAGACGGAAGCCGTTATCTTTGAACAGCTTGAAAAAGGTCTGGTGGGTGTCGATCAAAAGAACTTGATTATTGCCTACGAACCCATTTGGGCCATTGGTACAGGGGATACCTGTGAAAGTAGTGAAGCGAATCGGGTGATTGGTTTGATCCGCTCTCGTTTAACAAACCCCGATGTCACCATTCAATATGGTGGGTCTGTTAAGCCAGATAATGTGGATGAGATCATGGCCCAGCCAGAGATAGACGGTGCCCTAGTTGGTGGTGCTAGTCTAGCGGGAGACGGTTTCGCACGAGTCGTTAATTATCAGTCATGA